The Flavobacterium johnsoniae UW101 genomic interval TGTCCGTCCATGGATTATGTACAAAAACGTGATAGAATAAACGGTTAATTCCTAAAGCATAATTTCTGTCAGCCGTTGTTTTTAGATTTCCGGGATGTTCATCCCAATCCATTCTCAGAGCCGTAAAAGATTCAGCCTGAATAATATCTTTTCCGTAAATATGTCCGCCCGAAATGGCATCAACCATGTCAAAAGGTTTATCGTGGGTTGGGCTTTTCAGCCAAAATTCTCCACTTGGATAATCGACATATTTATAATGAAGCAATGCATCGCTTGTTACAACTGGCGCTACATTTTCCGCACTCAGCTTAACATTATATTCTTTAGCAATCTGAGCGATTGTTCCGTAGAAATTATCGGCCACTAAGTCGGCAATTGTTTTTCTAATATCGTATAAAACTTTCTCTGAGAAATCGGCACTTTCTACTGGAATTCCAGCCATAACTGGCAGATATTCTACAAGATCATAACCACGTCTCTTTTTAAATTCTGTCTGAAAAACCGAAGACCAATTTTGGCTTCCACATTCCCAGCTGTCAAAATGCAGAATTTCCAGAACTTTTGAAGTCAATTCTGGACCAGCAGAACGAACGGCTTCTCCAAACCAATGATCCAACTGAAAACGAATTAATTCGGGATTAAATTTGTCGACTTCCAATCCTTTTCCTGCTCCGCCAGTTGCATTTTCATGTCCTGTAGAAGTATGCCCCATTCGGAGAATTTTCCATTTCCCTTTTGGTGCTTTCCAGTTTAGGTTTCCATCGGCATCAACAAAATTGGAGATATTAATGATTTCTGACTTTTTGAAAGCATCAGAATTCGGAATTTCTTTTTCAGTAGTTTGTGGAGTCAAACGCCAGATTGCGCCTGATTTCCCTTCGTAATTATTAATCAGTGATTGATTCGAAAGGGTTATTTTACTGACTTTCAGATTCTGTTTCCACTTCGCAAAATCCAAATCTTCTGCTCCGGGTTCTGTTCCTTTTGGATCGCAAACAAATCTGAAATACTTTGCCGTAACAGGCGTAATAGTATGTGTATTCGGGAAATCCATATCCTGCCAGCCGTGACGCGGTGCGATCATTCTTTCGTGGAATCTAAAATTGACTCCATCATCGCTCACTTCTACAATAAGACGTTGCGCCTGAAAATCTCTTCCTTTAGTTTCAATTACAATTGATTTGCAAGTAAAAGGCTGTGCAAATTCATACTGAATCCATCCTGCATCGGCAAACTTGAAGTTTTCGTCTTTTTTAGGATCAGCCAAAAACGATGCGTCAGTATTGTTTGATGTGGTTACTTTTGGCAGTTGCATCTGCGAAGTGATTTCGTATTCTTTAATTGGAATCGCAAAAGTGGCAATGTTTTTATAATAGTCTTTGTAATGCGCTGGAACTGGCAATTTTGAAGTAACTTTTTTCCCTCCTAAAATTTCAGTAGTTGACCAAACTATTTTCTGCATTGACATTTCTGGTGTAATCCACGGACCACCTGCAACGGCAAATCCGTCTGCTCCATGAAAAGCTAGTTTTAACCCCAAACGATCTGCTTCTTTAAAAGCCCAATGAATCATATCCCAAAATTCAGGCGTCAATTGTAAAACCGGCGGATCTATCAATGGCGGATTTGCTGGCCCTTTAATAGTCATTAAATAAGCTCCTGCAATCCCAGCTTGTTTCATCGCTTCTAAATCGGCCGTAATTCCGGGTTTAGAATACGCCGATTTCATCCAATACCAATACACCCAAGGTTTCGAGGATTCTAATGTTGGCTGAAAGTTGGTTTCTTTTTTATGAACTTCCTGTGCAGAGACAATGCTTGCTAAAAGTAGTATAAAAAAGAGGTGTTTTTTTTGAAACATTATTCTTTGTTTTATTTCGTTTGTAAACCCGACAGGGTTTTATATATCGCATTTTTTTGTCATTTCGACGAAGGAGACCCGAGCGATAGCGAATAGGCGAAGCAAATCTCCACAAGTAGCTCCGTAACGAAAGTCCAATCTTTGTGGAGTTTCTTACGAAGATTTCTCCTTCGTCGAAATGACAAACTGTATCTTTAATTTATAGTTCTTAATTTTAAAATTATCAATTATCAATTATCAATTATCAATTATCAATACTTAAACTTCTTCAAACTATTTTCCAATTCATTTTTTGAACCGCTGAAAGGCGTCAAATAAAAACTATACTCATAATTTCCAGATTTAATCTGATATTGTTCTAAAGGCTGTGCAACCAATGTCCAGCTGTCGTTTCCTCCTACTCCCATCTGGATTAAATCGATATTTACCGTTAAAAATCCTGGATCTTTTAAATCGTATGTATGACCAGATGAACTTAAGTTTTCCTGCGTATACGGCCACGCGCTCATACTTAAAACTTTATTATCGTTTACTACTAAAAACCCATTGTTTTTCTGCGGAGTGCTTAATGCCATCCATCTTACATCACATCGGTTTCCGTTTTCTTGCGGTTTTGGATAATGTTCGATAAAATCATTTATTGGAAGCGAATATTTCCCAACAAACGAACCAAAACTTCTGTCGCTGTAATTTTCCAGCTCTCCTTTACCGTACCATGAAATCTGATCAAATTTTCTTTGAACTCCCATCTGCATTCCGATTTTTGGAATGTTTGGCAATTTGTTTGAAGCTTTTAAGCTGTAATCTACTTTGATCAATCCGTTTGGTAAAATGTTGTAAACTACTTTTACGTTCGCACTGTCTTTTATAAATTCATAATCGCTTGTAATTTTGATTTCTGAAGCTGATTTATCAATTGAAATGTTGACCAATTTTGTTTTTGCTTTATACCATTGTTTCAATAGTTTTTGCGATTTCCATCCACGTTTATCGTTGTCTGTAAGTGGCCTCACGAAGTTTGGCAATAGAGGTGCAAAAACTTGTTCTTCTCCGTTAAAAATATAAGAACTTAAAGCTCCATTTGTTTTCCCAATTGTAATATCAAAAGTTTTTCCTTTGATTTTGAAATCTGAATCGGATTCAGAAACGTTTAAAGTTTCTTTTTTAGATTCTAGAGAAACGGTTTCTTTCTTTTTCAATATAAACTGATCTTCCGCGACAGCATAACCTTTTGAAGCCCATAATTCATCTTTTGAAAGCTGGAATTCTATATTTAAAATATATTCGGCATCGACTTTCATTTTTGGAAGATAAGAACTGATATCTAAAGTTGTTGATTGTCCTGCTTCTACTTTGAATGGTTTTAAAATCTGAGTTTTGATTACGTTTCCGTTTTCCAACACTTTTAAAACTGGAATATATTGTTCTAAAGATTTAACAGCTTGACGATTTTTAATTTCTAATTGATTTCCGTTTAAAGTTGAAATCGCTGGCTGATACACCCATTTATTCTCAAAAATAGAACCTTTTGGTTTTCCGTTAGAATCTACAATTCCTTTTGTATTGAAGTTTCCGTCATGATATTTTTCGCCAAAATCTCCTCCGTGAGCAAAATAATTCTGCCCTGATCTCGAATCAAATTTCAAGATTCCCTGATCTTTAAATTCCCAAATACAGCCACCGATAACTCTTGGAAGCGAACGGAATTCATCCCATAATTCTTTTAAATTTCCAACTGAATTTCCCATCGCATGAGAGTATTCGACGAAAATAATCGGACGTGTATCTTTCTTTTGATCTACTAAAAATTTTGGTGTGAAAACGCCCGGATAAAAACGGCTTACCATATCGACATATGAATCATCCTGCGGATTTTCGAATCGATAAGCGTGATCGATCGTTTTTGGATATCCTGGATCAAGCGGATCAATATAACCGTCTAATTTTGCATTTCCTTGTGCTGGTTCGTAATGTACGGGACGTGTAATATCAAAATCGTGAACCCAGCCCGACATTGCTGCATGATTTGGCCCTTTTCCGCCTTCGTTACCTAAACTCCACATTACAACCGACGGATGATTTTTATCTCTTTCAACCATTCGAATCATTCTTTCCATATAAGCATTTGTCCAAAGCGGGTCGTTGCTTAATTTTCCGCCAATTCCGTGAGTTTCCTGATTGGCTTCATCCATTACCATGATTCCGTATTGATCGCATAATTCGTAGAAATAAGGATCGTTTGGATAATGGCTAGTACGTATAAAGTTGAAATTGAACTTTTTAATCGTGGTGATATCTTGCTTGATATCTTCTCTCGTCACGGCTTTTCCTCTTGTTGGATGATGATCGTGACGGTTTACACCATACACATAGGTTTCTTTTCCGTTAATGAGCATTTTCCCGTTCTCTCTCGAAAATTCAATCGAACGGAAACCAACTTTACAGCTTTTTGCTTCAGTAACATTTCCGTTTTTATCTTTTATCGAAATAACCATTGTATATAAATTCGGTTCTTCTGAACTCCATTTTTTTGGATTTTTGATGGTTTCCTGAAAGAATCCGAAACGAACATTGTCCAAACGAGGATAACTTTCATTAATCAAATCTATCACAGGTCGTTGAAGCGGTTCTTTGAACATTGCTGTATTATTAGCATCGTACAATTGAACATTCATCGTATAATCTTTAATTTTTGCTCCAGTCAAATTCTCCACTTTCGGACGCAGTTTAAAAATAGCATCTGTATATTGTTTGTCTAATTTGGTTTGAACAAAGAAATCCTGAATACGTAGTTTCGGCTCTGCCATAATGAAAACTTCACGCTGGATTCCGCTCATTCGCCAGTGATCCTGATCTTCTAAATAAGAACCATCTGTCCAACGGATTACACGAACAGAAACTACATTTTCTCCCGCTTTTAAATAGGGTGTAATATCAAATTCTGACGGCAGAAAACTATCTTCGCCATAACCTAAAAATTCTCCATTTAACCAAACCTCAAAACCTGAACTTACGGCTCCGAAATGAAGCGTAATAGTCATGTCTTTCCAGTTTTCAGGAACAGTAAAACTTCTCTGGTAAGAACCAACTCCGTTATAATCTTTAGGAATGTAAGGCGGATTTATAGGTCTAAACGGATAAACGGCACTTTTATAAATTGGGTTATCGTATCCTTTCATTTCCCAGTTTGAAGGCACTTCGATTTTATCCCACCCTGAAACGGTATTTTTATAGAAATCTTTTGAAGCTTCTTTTAGATTTACAGCATATTTAAAATCCCAATCGCCGTTTAGCATTTGGATTCGACTTTTGGTTCTGTCGCCTTTTAAAGCATCTTCAACAGAAGAATAAGAATAAGCAGTTGCTCTTGAAGGTTGTCTATTGATGCTCGTAATTGTTGGGTCTTCCCAAGGAGCAAATTCGTATTTTTTATGCAATTCTGGGACTCCTGCTGGTTCTCCTGTTACGGATTGGGCGTGAGTGTAAGTTGTTAGAAGTAAGATGAAAAATGTGAATACCGATGTTGGTATCGAAAATCGAAACCTTGAAAAGTTATTATTTTGAATTGACTGAAACATTATTTTATTTTTAGTTTTTTTGTCATTCCGACGAAGGAGGAATCCCCGTGCGATATTCTACAAAGATTGGTAGCCTTTCTGTGTGGAGCTACTTGTGGAGATTTCTCCTTCGTCGAAATGACAAAACTGAGTCTTTATTTACTTTTGTGTAATTAAACCTGACAGGTTTTAAAAACCTGTCAGGTTTAAAATGTACTGTATCTTAATTCTTTGTACTTTGTACTTTCCTCCTAATTCTTCTTCTTTTTCTCCGGTGGTGCTACAAAATTCAATTTGCTTTTTCCTAAATCTTTGGACGTTGCAATTGCGATTCCTCTTTGTTCTGCTTTGTTAACGGCGCAGTAAAAATGATACACAATCCCATCATGTTTAACTACAAATGATTTATGCGCGAACATATCATCGTATGGTTCAGATGATTTAACTAAATTGTCGCCTTTCCAGTCCGTCCAGTTTACCAAATCATTCGAAACGGCAAAACGGTTAAATGCACCTTGATTCCAACCCGTCCAGAAAGCTCCAAAATAGAACATTACCCAAGTATCATTAATTCGCTGAATATAAGCATCACCCGAAATTCCTTTATGATGATTGATTAATGGTTTATCGCCATAACGCTTCCATGTTTTCATGTCGTTTGATACTGCCATCGCAATACGTTCTGCTCCTTTCGCAGGATTTATACTATCACCGCGGGCATTATAATACATGATAAAATTGTGTCCTGTCAATTTATCTTTATCACGAATTACACTGTTTTTGTACATCGTACTATTATCCCACCATCTGGCCTCTTTGTCTTTTGGAGTCAAAACCGGACTTTCTAATCTTTGGAATTCATGTGGTTTTGTCGGTGCTTCTTTGGTATATGCCATTCCGATTGATAATACTCCTGCTTCATAACCTTTGCTGTCTCCGCCAAAATAACTCATCCAGTATTTGTCATCGTATTTTTCCCATTCGTAGCTTCCGCCCCAAGTCAAATCTTGTAACGAAATATACCCTGCTTTTTGGTTCACATCCCAGTGTTTTTCATTTTCTGAGAAGGACATTACTTTTCCCAGATGTTTCCAATCTAAAAGATTGTCGCTTTCCGCAAGCCAAGTTTCGTAACCTCTTCCATCATAAATTAAATAGGTCATATACCATTTTCCGTCTTTTCTAAAAACACTTGGACAATCCATTTTGTATGAGTTATCGGTAGGAACCATCACCAAACCGTATTTATAAGGAGTTTTGATTTCTTCGTAAATCTCCTGCATTACGTTGTCGGTAATTTCTCTTTTCTTGTATTTGGTTGCACAGCTAGTTATGGCTAGTGCTGAAATGGCTAGGATTAGATATTTAATTTTCATTTTTTGGTTATATTTTGGTACGCGAATGACGCGGATTTTATTTTGTTTCTCTCGCAGATTTTGCTGATTTAGCTGATTTTTTTATCTGCCTGATCTGCAAAATCTGCGGGAAACTTTAATTTATTTTTTCAATTCCTTTAATTTAGACTCCATCACATCTTTATTCAATTTTACCTTTACCATTCCTGTTGGATGAAATCTTCTTTTTAGGTCGATGGCGTTATAGACTATAGTGTAAACGTCATTTCCTTCTGGGATTAAACACAAAGGCGTTCGCATAATATCCCACCATTTATCGACTTTAGTTTCTATTGGTAAATAATGTGCTTCTGCCCAATTGATTCCGTCTGCAGATAATGAATACGCAATCATATTTGGTAAATGATGCCCCCAGCCGTCTGGCCCTCCGTCGAAAATCGCGATGTACATTCCGTTTGGCAACTGACTTACAATTGGATTTTCTACGAATAACGGATGCATGGTCTTAATTGGTTCCAAACCTTTATTCATTCTCAACCAAGGACCTTCTAAACTTTTTGATTCAGCTAATGCAACAAACCATCCCTTTCCTGATTTTTTCGGATAATCTGCCCATGAATTGAACGGATACGCACCGCTGTAAAATCCGAAGTATTTATCGCCTACCTGATAAGGAAAAAAGGAAGCAACACCCTGACGACCTTCCCATGGTAGAGAATCTAATCCTGGTTCCATAATGATTCCAATATTTTTATAAGGACCACCAATTCCGTCGATTCCATCTACAGTCGATTCACAACGCCAAATTCTTCCGAATGAATGATTTGGTTCTATTTCTTTACTTACCGTATACGCCAAATAATAGCCATACCATTTGTTTGCTTTTTCGTTGAAAATTGGCATATAAGACCAAATAGCTGCACGACGATCATTCATTGGATTATCATCTTCTGTAACGGCATAAGTTCCGCTTGCTTGATAAATAGTTGATTCTCTTTTCCAATGGATTGCATCTTTACTTGTCCAATGTCCGATTTTGGTTTTTACACGATCGTAATAGTAATCAACGCCTTTTTCACCTGCTCTTTCAGTTGGAAACATGTGATACATATCGCCAACTTTTACAACGCGTCCGCCTTCAAAACCACCCTGAATTCCTTCAGTTCCAGACATTCCTTCATCAATAACGGGTTTATTTTCTCCGCCAATAACTTCGAAAAGCGGTTTTTCATCTGAAAATCCTTCTACGATAAAAGTTGGATTCCAAAGTTTTCCATCTGGAAAATTGGCGTTTCTTGGTTCTAGTTTTTCAGAAGCTTTTACAACTCCTAAAACTGCAAATAATCCTTTTCCAAAATTTAATGTTTGTGTTCCTTTTGAGAAAGAAATCGCATATACATTTACTGGAGGTAAACCTGTAATGGTCAATCCGTTTTCTAAAATTAATTTGACATTTTGAAACTTATCAGCTTGAAGATAATCTGAATTATTTTCTTGAAAAACTCCAATCAAAACCTGAACTTGTTCTTTAAATTTTAATTGTAATGGAGCATTATTTTCATTTTTATATTTATCTAAAGGAAGTTCAATTCCTGTTAAGCCTTGCAATTCTGGAGCTAAACGGGCAATATTGTGTTTGCTTCCTGAAAATACATGAGCGTATTGTGCGGTTTTGAATGTCTTGTATTTTGATTTTACAATTTCAAATGAAGCTGGTTTCCATGCTGTGGTTTGTGCTGTGGCTTGGACGCAGACAGTTACCAGCATTATGAAAGCGGTTTTTAATTTGAAGTTGTATTTTGTGTCTTTTGAAAACATTGGTTTTTTATTTTTTGGTTCTGATTTTGCGTCATTGCGAGGAACGAGCAATCACATTTACTATATCAAGCTTTGTGCAATCATAGTGAGGTTGCTTCGTTCCTCGCAATGACAAACTAGACGTTTAAAACTTAACGACTAATCACTAAGGACTAGGCACTAATTACTAAGAACTATAGAGCTTTGTAACTCACTTTATACTCCACATTTGGTTTTACAATCAACTGATATTTATTTTTGGCTAATTCTGTAATTGTTCCAGAGTTTGTTTTAGGTTTGCTGGCACTTTCAAAAATTAATTTTCCTTCTCCTTCGCCTGCTTTTACTTTGATTTCTTTGGTACTGCAATACACGGCAACTTCTCCATTTGGTGTTGGCACTTTTCCTTCCATCCACTTTAATCCTCCTAAATTTGGTTTAATTTCATATTCTGAATAACCTGGAGCGGTTGGTTTTACACCTAAATAATATTTTCCTAATAAATAAATCGGACTTGCGCCCCAAGCGTGGCAAAGGCTTTTTCCGTAAGGGCGACCGTACATCGTTAAATGCTCTGTTCCTTTTTTGTTCGGATTGTATTCTTCCCAGAAAGATGTTGCTCCCTCATTCAGCATTCCGCCCCAATAGTTTTTCATTTCTTTTAAAACATAATCCTGTTCGCCCATCGCACACAAAGCTTCCAACTCGTAAAAACGCATGTATGGGGTTGTAATTTGAAGAACATCTTTATTCAGCAACACCTTATTTTTTACGCTTTGTTTTTGTTCTTCAGTAAAATAATTGAAGAAAATACCGAACATATTAGCGTATCTCGTTACGATGTTTTGGATTTTTCCATCGATACGTTGGTGTTTCATTACGTTTTCTTTTTTATCCCAAAACACATCAAATAACTTCGTTTTTAAATCAGTTCCTAATTTTTGATATTGTTTTTGATCTTCACTTTTACCAGCAATTTCAGCACTCACCGCCATCGCTTCAAGACTTCTCGCTAAAAGCATCTGTTCAAAACTCACTTCGCCTGTTTTTGGAAGTCCATCTGCCCAATCAATAAAAACCCAGTCGCCTTCTAAAGGTTCCAAAAATCCGTTTTTATTTCTTCTTTCTAAACAGAAATCCATAAGTGATTTCATTCTTGGATAAAAAGTTTTGATAAATTTCGTATCGCCTGTATGCAAGTAGTAATCGTAAACACCAACAAACCAATACAACGAATAATCCATTATAATGTTTACGTGAGCCGTTACAGGATCTTTTCCGCGAAGCGCTAACAAAGTTCTTTCTACCGAAGCCGAATCAAAGAATAAATAATAATTCATTAAATAACTTTGATAAGCGTCGCCAGACCAAACCCAGCGGTCACGTTTAATTCCGTCAATAAAAAATTCTCGAGAAGTTAAATGCATCGTATAAGCCGACACATCCCAAATTTTATTCAATTGTTCATCCGAAGATTTGAATGCCCCACGATAATCTAATGGCAAATATTCATAAAGCATCGAAATCGAATCGTATTTTATTCCTGCATCTGCTTGCACCTGAACATAGCGGAATGCTTTCGATCCATCATGCGTATAAGTTTCAGATTGTTTTCCGTCGAAAGATAAATGATCTAAAGTTTCGCATTTGGCAGAATCCAACGCTTCTTCGCGAGATTCTCCATAATAAAGAGCAAGTTTTCCTTTTCCTTTTAAGCCGTGAATTTTAATGTAACCGAAAGTTTCTTTACCAAAATCTACTAGTTGACCAATTCCTGCTTTTTCTGTTTTTTTAGCACTTAAAGGTTTGGTTGTTAATTTAAATCCTGAAGGTTTGTTTTCTGGCGAATTAAAATTCCAAGAACCAACTGGAACCCAAGGCGTACCAGATTGTTGTGCTTTTCCGGTTTCATCAATCCAAAGTTTATCTTCGTTGGTAACTTTCCATGAAGCATCAGATTTAATGTATTTTCCATTAATATAAATAGCCGGTAATACTTCCTGATTGTAAACTTTAAAAGAAATTTTGTGTTTTCCGGCAGGAACTGCGATTGATTTTGGCTGTCCGTAAATCTGAACGCCATCTAAAAGTAATTGAAAAGGGCCTTCTGAAAAGATTTTCACTTCGTCTGGTTTTGGAATATCTACTTCTGTCTGAAAAGTGACCAAAGCATACGGACTATAATATTGCCAAAGTGGCGGAAACACAGCTTCACGTTCTGTGCGTCTTACTTGCATTTTATTGCTTAACCAAACTTCGAAATCTCCTGGATACCAGATCCATGTCGCTTCTTTTGGTTTTTCTTGTGCTGATGATAACGAACAACAAAAAAGGGAAACAAAAAGAAGTAAAGTCTTAAAAATGGAAAAGCGGTTTAGCATAGTAAGTTTATTTTGGGACTAAAGATAAGTGTTATTTTTACATTTCACAACCTGTAGTATCCTGTTATTTCATAAAAAACTATGATTCTTGATAAATTTTTAAGGGAAAAATTATGACTTATCACTTTTTTAGTACTAAAAAAAATGATGTTAGAATTTTATGGGACACGGATGAGACGGATTCGCTATTGCGAAGACGCGGATGAAAACGGATTTTTTAAACACATAGAAACATAGACTTCCTTTGCACATAAAAAGGCGTTTCACTTGCTTACATACACATATGTGTTAATGACTAGTCATTTTCATTATTCTTATTTAGCAAAGAAAATAAAAATCTATGTTTCTATGTGTTTAAAAAATCCGTGTCAATCCACGTCTTTACGAAGTAAATCCGTTTTATCCGCGTTCTAATTTAGGCTAACAATCTAAGCAATCATCTTTTCAGATTCATTTTCATCTTCTAAAATATAGTTAGAAGGCGTTTTGCCCAAATGCTTTTTGAACATATAAATAAAAGCACTAGCTGTTTCGTAACCTAAATCTAAAGCAATTTCTTTTATGGATTGTTTTTCGCCCAATCTTTTAATGGCTTCCAGTAATTTCATTCTGGTGCGCCAATCGCTGAAATTCATTCCCAATTCTTTTATGAATAATCGTGATAAAGTTCGGCTACTCATAAAAGAAAGTTCGGCATAATAATCAATTGTTTGTTTACTCGAAACATCACTCATTAAAAGTTCTACCACTTTCTGCAGCCTTTCATCATTTGTAGTAGGCAAAAAAGTGGCGCTTGGCACTATTAAAGCCAGTTCATCTAAAAAGACATAAATGATCCTTAATTGTGATTCTGTTAAGTTACCACTTGTTCCAAAAGAAATAATTTTGAAAACCAACTGCTTTAAAAACATCGGAATATCAAACGAAAAACTCTTTTCTGGCAATCCTCCAATTGCAGAAGGATCAATAAAAACACTGTAATAGTTAACGTCTTTCTGAAAAGTAACCTGATGCTCTACTCCGCTTGGAATCCAAAGGCCTTGCAACGGATTTACAACCCAAATGTTATTGCCGACCACAACATTCATTACGCCACGAGTTGCATAGATCAATTGAGCTCTTGGATGCGAATGGGAGATACACATTTCGTTGTTAACTGTTTCAGTATAACCTATAACCGGGATTGAGGAATCTACTTGATATCCAAAATCCGTTGCTACTCTATATGTCCGATATTGACTATTCATTGTCCAAATATAGCAATTCTGACATTACTATTCTTTTAATCTTTGCAAAAAATAATACAGCTGTTGTTTTTTAACCTAATTTAAAAATCAAAAAATATCTCATGGACACTATTAAAGCAAATCCTGACATAGTTAAAAAAACCACTTATTCGATCTTATTTATCATTAGTTTTTCTCATCTAATTAATGATCTTTTACAGGCTGTTGTTCCTTCAATTTATCCGCTTTTAAAAGATAATTTTAGTTTAAGTTTTACTCAAATTGGTATTATTACTTTGACTTACCAAATGGTAGCGTCTATTTTACAGCCATTTGTGGGAATGTATACCGATAAAAACTCAAAACCATACTCGCTGATTATTGGAATGTGTTTTACAATGGTTGGACTTTTCTTTGTTTCGATCGCTTCGAGTTTTATCAACTTATTATTATCAGTAAGTTTAATCGGAATCGGATCTTCAATTTTCCATCCAGAATCTTCACGTGTGGCGCATTTGGCTTCTGGCGGAAAAAGAGGTTTGGCGCAGTCTATTTTTCAATTGGGAGGAAATGCAGGAAGTGCGATCGGACCATTATTAGCTGCTTTTATCGTTATTCCGCACGGACAATCTTATATCGCTTGGTTTTGTATTATTGCGTTAGTCGGTGTTTTTGCTTTGTATAAAATTGCGATTTGGTACACGGCACATTTATCGGAAAGAAATGCCAATAAAGCTTCTCATCAAATTGAAACACATCATTTGTCTAAAAACCGAGTAATTGCTTCGTTGATTATTTTATTGGTTCTGATTTTTTCTAAATATTTCTATATGAGCAGTATTACGAGTTATTATACTTTCTTCTTGATAGATAAATTCCACATTACGATTCAGCAGTCACAAGTGTATTTATTCTTGTTTTCTGGCGCTGTTGCAGCTGGAACTTTAATTGGCGGACCAATTGGAGATCGATATGGCAGAAAATATGTAATCTGGGTTTCTATTTTAGGTGTTGCACCGTTTACTTTAATGTTACCTTACGTTTCTTTATTCTGGGTTGGAGCTTTATCTGTAATTATCGGATTGATTCTTTCATCTGCATTCTCAGCAATTCTAGTTTATGCAACTGAATTAATGCCCGGAAAAGTCGGACTTGTAGCGGGTCTTTTCTTCGGTTTTGCTTT includes:
- a CDS encoding glycosyl hydrolase translates to MFQKKHLFFILLLASIVSAQEVHKKETNFQPTLESSKPWVYWYWMKSAYSKPGITADLEAMKQAGIAGAYLMTIKGPANPPLIDPPVLQLTPEFWDMIHWAFKEADRLGLKLAFHGADGFAVAGGPWITPEMSMQKIVWSTTEILGGKKVTSKLPVPAHYKDYYKNIATFAIPIKEYEITSQMQLPKVTTSNNTDASFLADPKKDENFKFADAGWIQYEFAQPFTCKSIVIETKGRDFQAQRLIVEVSDDGVNFRFHERMIAPRHGWQDMDFPNTHTITPVTAKYFRFVCDPKGTEPGAEDLDFAKWKQNLKVSKITLSNQSLINNYEGKSGAIWRLTPQTTEKEIPNSDAFKKSEIINISNFVDADGNLNWKAPKGKWKILRMGHTSTGHENATGGAGKGLEVDKFNPELIRFQLDHWFGEAVRSAGPELTSKVLEILHFDSWECGSQNWSSVFQTEFKKRRGYDLVEYLPVMAGIPVESADFSEKVLYDIRKTIADLVADNFYGTIAQIAKEYNVKLSAENVAPVVTSDALLHYKYVDYPSGEFWLKSPTHDKPFDMVDAISGGHIYGKDIIQAESFTALRMDWDEHPGNLKTTADRNYALGINRLFYHVFVHNPWTDRKPGMTLDDIGTFFQRDQTWWKPGKAWFDYCQRVQFQLQKGKPIIDLAVFSGEDFPSRSFVPDRLVPFIPNVFGKERLESEKIRLENEGQPTAKMPKEVTYSKNITDLSQWINPLNGYQYDSFNADVLINRAKVINGKISFEGGIEYGALFFPGSHKMAPNKMLSLASAEKILQLLKDGATIFVDEKPNLQPGVQSEADQKKWQNVIDEIWNNTNSATWKIGKGTVIKLPYLGNDFASIGISQDVYFTNLNRVDSETLAWAHRKSDTEDIYFISNQKAEKRTFDASFRILGKVPQWYNPVTDKTSALDNWKIENGRTIVSITLDANESGFVMFKEETKEILAKGRSSEFEKVQTLDENWKLQFDTEFKGPKEVVKINKLFDWSTSENDQIKYYSGTVVYKKEFIWKGKDSSKTWLDLGEISNIAEIKINGKDCGALWTFPFKTDISKALQKGKNTIEIKVTNTWANRLIGDQKLPKEERLTWTTAPFRLEGEPLLKAGLLGPVIIVKEK
- a CDS encoding glycoside hydrolase family 2 TIM barrel-domain containing protein, encoding MFQSIQNNNFSRFRFSIPTSVFTFFILLLTTYTHAQSVTGEPAGVPELHKKYEFAPWEDPTITSINRQPSRATAYSYSSVEDALKGDRTKSRIQMLNGDWDFKYAVNLKEASKDFYKNTVSGWDKIEVPSNWEMKGYDNPIYKSAVYPFRPINPPYIPKDYNGVGSYQRSFTVPENWKDMTITLHFGAVSSGFEVWLNGEFLGYGEDSFLPSEFDITPYLKAGENVVSVRVIRWTDGSYLEDQDHWRMSGIQREVFIMAEPKLRIQDFFVQTKLDKQYTDAIFKLRPKVENLTGAKIKDYTMNVQLYDANNTAMFKEPLQRPVIDLINESYPRLDNVRFGFFQETIKNPKKWSSEEPNLYTMVISIKDKNGNVTEAKSCKVGFRSIEFSRENGKMLINGKETYVYGVNRHDHHPTRGKAVTREDIKQDITTIKKFNFNFIRTSHYPNDPYFYELCDQYGIMVMDEANQETHGIGGKLSNDPLWTNAYMERMIRMVERDKNHPSVVMWSLGNEGGKGPNHAAMSGWVHDFDITRPVHYEPAQGNAKLDGYIDPLDPGYPKTIDHAYRFENPQDDSYVDMVSRFYPGVFTPKFLVDQKKDTRPIIFVEYSHAMGNSVGNLKELWDEFRSLPRVIGGCIWEFKDQGILKFDSRSGQNYFAHGGDFGEKYHDGNFNTKGIVDSNGKPKGSIFENKWVYQPAISTLNGNQLEIKNRQAVKSLEQYIPVLKVLENGNVIKTQILKPFKVEAGQSTTLDISSYLPKMKVDAEYILNIEFQLSKDELWASKGYAVAEDQFILKKKETVSLESKKETLNVSESDSDFKIKGKTFDITIGKTNGALSSYIFNGEEQVFAPLLPNFVRPLTDNDKRGWKSQKLLKQWYKAKTKLVNISIDKSASEIKITSDYEFIKDSANVKVVYNILPNGLIKVDYSLKASNKLPNIPKIGMQMGVQRKFDQISWYGKGELENYSDRSFGSFVGKYSLPINDFIEHYPKPQENGNRCDVRWMALSTPQKNNGFLVVNDNKVLSMSAWPYTQENLSSSGHTYDLKDPGFLTVNIDLIQMGVGGNDSWTLVAQPLEQYQIKSGNYEYSFYLTPFSGSKNELENSLKKFKY
- a CDS encoding glycoside hydrolase family protein, which codes for MKIKYLILAISALAITSCATKYKKREITDNVMQEIYEEIKTPYKYGLVMVPTDNSYKMDCPSVFRKDGKWYMTYLIYDGRGYETWLAESDNLLDWKHLGKVMSFSENEKHWDVNQKAGYISLQDLTWGGSYEWEKYDDKYWMSYFGGDSKGYEAGVLSIGMAYTKEAPTKPHEFQRLESPVLTPKDKEARWWDNSTMYKNSVIRDKDKLTGHNFIMYYNARGDSINPAKGAERIAMAVSNDMKTWKRYGDKPLINHHKGISGDAYIQRINDTWVMFYFGAFWTGWNQGAFNRFAVSNDLVNWTDWKGDNLVKSSEPYDDMFAHKSFVVKHDGIVYHFYCAVNKAEQRGIAIATSKDLGKSKLNFVAPPEKKKKN